The sequence tagAACCAGGTGAAATGCATCAAAGTCAAGTGCAACATCTTccacctgggtcatggcaatTCTCACTATCTATACAAGCTGATATAAGTAAGGATAGAGTGCAGTCCTTccaaaaaagacctgggggtactggtatATGGTAAGCTGAATGGGAGCAAACAATGTGAGCTtgtagcccagaaagccaactgtatcctgggctgcatcaaaagaatcATGGcaagcagggaggtgatcctgcctctctgctctggtgagacctcacccGGAGTACCATATCCAGATGTGGACAGACATGGACAATACTACCAGTATAGCAGTAACTGCTTGGTCCAGATTTGTCAGACAGACCCTACCAGGATAGTCATGACTTCAAAGTCTCTATTTTGACACTTAGTCAACAGTCATTACTGATTTGGGGTGCTTTGACTTTCAGATAATTTGACTCCATCATGAAAAACTGGCTGCATCATACAGAATTAGAACGGTGGATATCTGAAAAGCAGTAACTTCAGGAAGGATATTGGAAACAGAAACATATTTCAGGTATCAGTGAAAACTTCCTACTGGCTACATCTGTCTAGTTTTGTGCTAATGAACAAAGTTTAGACAATGTCTTCAGGCTGCTGCCCACTCAATGTAATTGgagcttcttttaaaaattgaaaacccacggaaaaaaaacataatgacTTTTGTAGGAATTTTGTGGCCATCTTGATTATCAAATGAATTCAAGGGATTACTGAAGCCAGGAGCAGTTTTATTCCTGGAGCCCCAGAAAGGTTGATTTTCACCCCATAACTCTTTCTAAGCAGTTCTATGGGGTTGTTGGAAATATCATCATGTCATTTGTAAGGGCTGCAAGTACAAACTTGtgcaaaacagcacaaaatacATACTGGAATACTAGCAGAGGTGTTACAAGTATTAGCCAGCAAAGTCTTGAGCAGAGGTGAGGTAAAGTCATTTTGTCATTTCCAAGCCTTTGCTGTTACTGCTGTAAGTGGATTGTTCTTTTCATTAAACAAGCAACcaatttcctttcactttttcGATTCTTACTGTTTAGGATGATCCAGCCTTtctttaatttgtatttattctgtTAGTTATTAAGAGTTGCTAGTTTTCAGCTGTTGAgcttggattttgttttgttttgtttttgtacagaaattcatttattcttcatgtttttgcttgctttcaaatgctcattaaaaataacaaggaacaaactgagtgaaaaaatgaattccTGATGAattatccttttcctctgtcaATCTAAGAATACTGAAACAAATTAAACCTTTTCAATacacaagaaaagaacagaCATTTATTACCAGAATACCCCTGCAGTGTATTATTGCCTAAGAGGTGATACAGTTTGCTGATAACAACATAGGAATCAATGCAGGCATTCCTAGACCCTGTTGCATGACATTAATGCCTATATACAAAAACTGATCCCAGGATCAGGGTAGATTCTGAGCTAAACAATTAGTGCAAGTCAAACATGACTcaatacaaaataattacatttgcTGGTGGACAGAATAAACATGCTAGAAGAGGTTTCAGCCaccttgatttcagcatttACAAATAAAAGTATCTCCACATGAAGTGGGTGTCAGAGCTTCTCTCATGGCCATGGACTTGAAGGTGAAATTCACTTCCCCACATACTGGCACCTTGAGTGACTTGAGACACTCTAAAATGCATCCGAATGTTGCTGTCAGGTTTTCTGAACAATCAGAAAAGATTGTCTGAACTGTCCTTGAGAAACCTGCCTGGCCTCCAGTTGCTGATCCATGACGATGCAGGTATTTCCAAGATTCTGAGTGACATCTACCATCTCCTTGTGAATAGTTTAAATAACCACGTATACCACAGCTGGCAGTCACTCCCTTTATTTGGGCAGCTAAATCTAGCCGAAAGTCATGTACAGActtctgctttgcaaatgtGTGTCTTCAAGACCATCCTTGAACACAGcattttctgtgatttcattGCCTCATGAAGACAGATTGTGAGTAGTTTGTCAAATCTCTCTTGGAATGCTCCAGAGGACAAACCCTGGTCAGAGTCAGGATGACTCTTTAAGGCTTTCCACACAGATAGCTAGAAAACCTTGTCTAAATTACAGCTTCACAACTTAAACACTTTCTTTCATCATCAGAGAGAATGATGCTTTGGAGGAAGACTTGCAAAACTAACAgccagaagggaaaggaaggtgATAGTACCCTTCTTCTTTGTGAGGTCcaatctggagtactgcatcttGCATTTAGTACTGCAAGATCTGGGGCTTGCAGTACTAAAAAGACAAGAAGTTGTTTGAAGAAGGGCTgaaaagatgatcagaggactggaacACCCTTCCTACAAGAtaagctgagggagctgggaagTTCAGCGTTGAGAAGACTTCAGTGCAACATCAATGCAGCCTTCCAGAGTgtaaaaggagcttataaacaaAATGGAGAGCAATTTTTTATGTGAACTGAAAgtgaagggacctctggagatattcTAGTTAAAGTCCTCTGTTAAAACAGATTGCCTGGAGAAGTTAGTAGCTTTTGAATATCTTGAGAGAAGGAGCTGATAAGATCCCTACTCAGTCTTCTCCATGCTAAACAGTgccagatctctcagcctttcctcataagagagatgctTCTCCAGACCCCttatcatctttgtagccctctgctggattctcttctctgtctttcttgaactgaagaGTCCAGAACTGGATAAAGCACTCTAGAgatggcctcaccagggcagagtagagggggagaagaacatcccttgccctgctggccatgctcttttgaATGCAACCCAGAATACCATTCGCTTTCTTGGCCACAGctgcacactgttggctcatggcAACCAGTTGTATACCAGCACACtcaggttcttctctgcagagctcctttccagcaaaTCAGCCTCTAActtgtactgatgcatgcagttattccttcccaggtgcaagactctacattTGCTCTTGTTTGACCAGATGAGGTTTCTCTTTGTCTAATTCTCAGCCTGCacaggtcttgctgaatggcagcacagactTTCAAGTAGGTTAGCTACTCCTTTCAGCTTTGTGTTAGCAGCgaacttgctgaaggtgcattCTCTCCCTTGATCCagatcattgataaagatgttcaACAAGATAGACCCAGTATTCGCCTCTGGGGAATGCCTCTATTTACAGGCCTTCAACTagactctgtgctgctgataaCAACCTTCTGAGCTCTTTCTTCCAGTTAACCAGTTCTCACTGTCCACTCAactatcccacactttctaacTGTCATTACAAGGATGTTGtaggagacagtgtcaaaagccttgtTGAAGTCAAGACAGACAACATCCACTCCTCCCCCCACATCTACCCACTTCCAGGCACTTTCAGCTTGGCAGCATTCCCAAACTAGAATCACCCCCCAAacctcacagcacagcccaaaCTCAGGAGGAAACTCTGAGCTCTGACCCACCCCACATCTAGCAGCAGCTCCAAAGCTGCCCACAACTTCAGCCCAGAAACACCCCCAGAACTGGGCTGCCTTTGTCAGTGTTGCCTCGGCCCATGGGGTTTTTGGATATTTTGCCCCAGTGAGCCCAGGGCTGGAACCCAGCTCAGCCTAGACTGGGCCATAGAGAGGAAGGTCTGGGAAAGTGCTGAGGAGAAGACAACCGCAGGACAAGCAGAGAAGAACAAAGCCAACAAATGCATGAGAGATCTCCCAGCTTTATTGTCTTGGACACTTGTGACCAGAGCCAGCAGGTGGGACTTGcacacagctgctcctgcactaCTGTCTTTGGGACCGGCTGTGGGGATGTTGGCTCCGATGTTGGAGCCGGGAGCGGCTTCGTGCCCTTGCTGGTCCCTGTTGCCTGGAACTTCTCCTGTGGCCTCTTCGGGACCGGCTTTGGGAATTGGAAGCCCAATGTCCCACTGGGGAATGGCTTCTTGTGCGGGACTGCCCTCGCTGCCTGGACCGCCTCCTGTACTCAGGCAATGGGGAACCCCTTGAAGATCTTGATGTTACTGATCTGGTTGAGCAGTAAGTGCTGCTCTGAACACCTCGGGCTGATGTACAGCCACTGCCACCACGTCTTCTTGTCCGGCTTCGGGAATATGAGATCTGATCTTTTATTGGGGAGCGGCTTCGTGTCTGAACCCGCCTTTGCTGCCTGGACTGTCGTCTATGTGGGGAACCACCTGAGGTCCTTGAAGTTGCTGCTCTGGCTGAGCTACGGGTGATGCCCTGAGCACGTGGGGCTGGTGTAGAGCTGCTGTCACAGCACCTTCGGGGTCTGCTCTGGGAACCTGAGGTACTCTCTTGGATTGGGAAGTGGTTTTGTGGTTGGCCCCTTCCACCCGGTCTGGGATGCCGTCTGTGTGCAGCTTCAAGGGAACTtctggaggctggaagggaagACAGGAAGGTCAACGGGATGAACCTGAAGCCCCAAGCTGGGACAGGCTGTCATCcctcctggagaagagaggctCTGGCAAGGCCACCCtgagcacccactgccaggccTCCACTGGCCCCAGCTCAGTAACACAGGCTGAATGCTTCTTACCAGTGCCcacaccagcacagctctcGCACTCCCAGATGTCTATGTTGCTGGTCAAGAAGGAGCAGTGTCGGTGAGTGCCTTGAGCAGCACAGGaactgcagaggagcagcttcCAGGGCCTGAGGAAGCAAAAGGATTATGGGTGTGAGGACAAAAGGAGCCAAGCCAGGGAGTGCTTGGAACATCTCTGGTGCTCAGTCCTTGCTCCCCTGGGATGTGGCAAAGCTAAGATCCCCCCCAGAGTCCCAGAGGGCTGCTGATGTAACTCACCCCTCTTcttctgcctgctccctgccacCTGGGTAATAGCACTCACTGGCATCACAGTGCCTGTGCCTCTCTTGCAGCAATGCAGATGCGTTGTTTTCCCATGATAGTGGTCTGCCAGACAAGGGAGGGAAAATGATGAGCCCCCAGTACCCCCAGAGTAAGGCAGAGTAAGTATCTCTGCTTGTCCACCTTGAGCTTGCTCCCAGCTTCTCCATGAAGCTGAGGCCAACGCTTCAGGGCTGAAGTCCCTGGGCAGGCCCAGTGCTGAAGCCTTAGCGTGCAGTCAGTCAGAAAGACACCAACCTGACTGGGATTTGGAGCCCCATGGTGttcatttccaaatgaaatcGTGTCTTTTCAGCACAGATGGGGCACTTAAAGTGCATTATGCCAGTACTCATGGCGTATCTCTGCAGCAGAAGAACATGCAGCATGAGCATGAGCTGGGCCTGGTGCTGTTGAGCACCAGCCATACCTGCAGGGTGAGGGGAGGTCTCCTACCTGGATGCAGCCACGGTGGAACCGGGCTTGCTTGCACACTGGGCACAGCATAGTATGGTAGGATATGCTGTCTCCCACAGGCTCCAGGCAGATGATGCAGTAGATGCCCTGTGCTGGAGCTCCCTCTGATGCCTGTCGAGGGCGGTGCTCCCCGCAAAAGGACCTTGGGGAATATGGGATGGACATAGTGAGAACTGCTGGAAGGAGGGCAGAGGACCAGGAAGCAGCCCTAGGCCTTGGCTCtggctctggcagcctgctgggagGTGTGGCTGCGCACTCCTCCTTGGCTTGGCTGTTGCTGACAGCCCTTACCTGTGCTGCCCAAAGAACTGGGTGACACATTCCCCATCCATGGCACAGGGTAGATGGAAGCTTCGCAAACAGCCTAACTCTGCACAGCTGATAGTGGCCCTCCTCTCCCCACAAACAAAGCAttgctggaaagaaagaacgGGGCAGAACCATCAGCGGCAGGCTCAGGGACTCCGCAGCTGTCTCCACACCCCTGGGCAGAGCACAGGATGCGGGCACTGCTGAGTGACACTCTACAGATCTGCGTGATGGACAAGGCTCATCTGATATGGCAGGACTTTGTCCTGGAGTAGGTCAGAAGGGCTATAATTTCTTTTTGAGCCTCTCCTGGCACAAAACGCCCAGCTCCATTCAGGTCCTTACCTTCTGATTTGCATACTCGGCTGTGCATCTGATAGCATGAAGAGGGAGCCGACTAATTCCCTCCCATGGGGTTCTTTCATCATAAATGCCAGTTGCAAAAATCTGTAGGAGAGAAAAGTGCAGGATCTCATTAGgccagaaaggaaaggagcatCCGTGGCAGGAAGCTGGAAGGAGCCCTTGGAGGAACTCACCAAGCAGAACTCATGGACACGAATCCCACTCTTGGCAAACATACGCCCGCAGATGTCTGGGTCAACATCTGCCCGGCCACACAGCACACACgctgaaaagaaaagagcaaacgTGAGCAGCAGTGAACATCTTGTGTGTCCTTGAGGGCTGTCCCCAGGGTCCTGCTCTATGCCTGTCATGTTGGCTGAGGGATATGGCTGGAGGTTGTGGAGGGGCTGAGATTCCTGCCAGGGAGCAGAGAGAACTTGCCCCATGGTGGTTGGGGACCCCATGCCtgccctttcctcctctctcagCCTCAGGCAGACCCCCAGAACCCTTCTGCCCTATGGTGGGAGTTGAAAGCAGGAATACTTTGCTCTCACCTGTCTCCCCTGAGTTGGGGGCCTTCCGCTTTCCACTGGACATAGTGCATAACAATGGCAAGCACTAGGAGAGTTCCTGCCCTCTCCACACCTCAACAGGCCGCACTGACGCTCAGCCTGAGCCTGGCAGCCTTTGCTTTGCTCCCAGCCCTATGGTTCACAATGGCCGCTCTCTGCCATCCCCTGTGACATCATGGTCACTGCCTGATGGGGGTGTGGGTCTGGGTCCCCAGGCAGAAGGGTGCTGGCTCTGGCAGGCATCTCAGAGTGAGATCCCAGTGTTGCCATGCAGCAGCGAGGAAGGATTTCCTCCCTTAACCTACTGGCATTGCTCCCTGTGCCAGAGGCAGGAGCGAAGCTGACCCTTAGCcaagctgcagctctggagcCACACTAAGGCATCCTTGCTCTTCCAGCCTGATATTGTTTCCATCTTCTTCATGAAGCTGAGGCCAATGCTGATGGGATGGCAAAAGGCCAAGCCTGCTGGAATGGTCCCTGGACAGGCCCAGGGTTTTATCCTATTGGGtctgcaatattttttcttccatagcCAGTACTAAGCAGAAAAAATCATGCAACAAAGCCATGAAGATCCTAATCAAAAGTAACAGGCTCCAAATCAGATTCAAATGCCCTTTTGGAGGTACAATCCAGACTTACGATCATAGGAAGAATATAAGACTAAAACAATACAAAGCTCccttttattattgttattattactatttcctgtttttctttttaagacaaTTCATTTATACACCTACCTGGAAGACTGGCATCTAGCATCATCCAATTGCCATCTCTCTGCACTCCCTGTATCTCATCTTAGTGCACACACCTACCGAAGCTGAGAGCCTTTTTCAGGAATACCAGTGTTTTTATGCTCAACTATCATCTCTACAGCTTCTTGATTTCTCTGCATTCAGGTGTCCAGTAATGCCTAAATTCCACTACAGAGCAAAGGCAGGTTAAGAACTACTCTGGGAGTAATGGGAGggcggttggactagatgatcttgcaagtcatttccaaccttgcacttctacgattctatgacaCTATGATTCCTTATATATTCATTTAGGGATTTCAAGGCACCCCTTGTAGTATGGAAGGtaagtggcctttcagtatctaatgggaagctgcaggcaggaaggggacagactctctagcagagtctgtggtgatagaacaaggggaaatgatttcaagctcaaagagggtgAATTTAGGttacatataaaaataagtcttttacagtgagggtggtgaggcactggaacaggttgccgaGAGAcgtggtggatgctccatccctgaagactttcaaggcaaggctggatcaggctctgggcaacctgatctagctgtgatgtacctgttcagtgcaggggacGTGGACTGGATGGCTTTTAAAAGTCCCTTTTAACtgtaaggattctatgattctgtgattcgtAAGAGTGTCACAGCATCTCTCTTCTGCCAGATCAGGATGTCAGTGAGATATAAAAAACTTCTTTGCAGTAAGGTGTCAACAAACTATTTCAGGAATAGGTATCTCTTTTTTAACCTAAATCATCTAAGTGCCATCTTTACATTCAATTCACATTAATGTTATgtatctatgattctattatggttctatgattctaatgacCCATGGAACTCTCCATCAAATTCATCAGTCACATTTGTGTCCTCATCTCAGTGCCTACCTCAGTAGAAGTAAACTCAATTTAAGCCTTGTTTCTCTGAGTACTAAGACAAAGTTCCCAATGGAAGACTCATCTTGCCAAATTTGTGTCACGTATCTGTGCTCCAACTGCACAATTTTCCATTCTGAGTAGTCCATTTCATACTCAAGCCTTGAAGGCAACAGTGCTAACAGAGTATCACTtactttctctcctccttttgcTCAGAAATAAGATATTAGAAGTGCTGTGATATGACAGGACACAAGCTGGAAGGAGTTGCTTGGGAAGTGTTTGTTGCTTATACAAGAATGATCTCAAGACTACTGCTGATGAGCTCCTGCAAGCCATACAAGCTTTGTAACCCACATTGGGAAATGGCAATGTGGGGGAGAACTCCCATTATTTGGGCTAACATTAGGGGCAGGTTGCTTTTGTATTCCACTTGATGTGGGCCCAGACAAAAGCAACAAAGTTGTCCTCCAATAGGGACAACTGCAACAAATCCTGTGGCTAATGAAAATGGATGGGGTGTATGTGCACCTTATAGCAATAAATGCTGTGGAAGTAAATCATCTCTTATTTCTTCATATATCTTGTCTGAAGCTGCTCCCTATTTCTTAGGAGCAAATTTCTGCTAGCAATACTAATATTCTTTCTGCTGTTCCGGATGTGTTAGTATCATTTCCCAGCTGAGGCTACGAGACGAAAATGCTGAATATCCCCATCTTACCTCCATGATACACCTCCATGCTCTCCCCACGCATATTTGTCAAGTTCTTTTGATGAACCAAGAATGTGAAGGGGCAGGACTATGAGTGAGTGCAGCTGAGAAAGGCATTGGGAGCTGGACATAACTACATCTCAGCTGTTTCTAGCCAAAGGCATTTTTCAGTAGTTGTCAATATTTGTTCCAACATGTTGCTTCACAGCGATAtaactcatttttcttcatctgtttgGTATGTATCTTTCATTGCACTCATCCTCCCTCTGGTGTCACAGTTAAACAGTAGTGAGAAATATAGAGGTAAATATGCTTTTCCACAATTGTTCATAGTTTAAAGCACTTCACAGTCTCTACAATATTAatataaacaacaaaaccaataataataataataataataatgcctGACTTTTCGTAGTGTTTTATATAAGTGGATTCCCCTAGAACATTTCAAAGAGTGATCATGAACTTCATTTCTACGGAAACAGGCAATAAACCTCAATTTCTTGGTTTAGACTAAGGCAGAACTAAAACCCAGATCCAGTTCTGGTTTATAACCTACTAATTCCTCCAGCGCCTTCTGGAGATATATCTGTAACTTGGAGATTTTGGCAGGCTTCTGAGGTATaaattccaagaaaaaaaattggtatTGGTGTCCCACTTCATCCAGACTGCAGCTGCATGAGTTGAATGAACTTCAGAAATTCCTTTACTCAGAATGGAGGATAGTCAGAGCTTTTTTTTCAAGTTGCATTAAGATCCAGGCACGAAAAACCACATTAACTCAGACAGTGTCTGAGATAGTGGCAATTTGGAAAATCCATTTGAGAGTCACAAAATTTGTTCAAGTTAGTATCTCTGAAAGTGCCTGATTTTACTAAATCTAAAAAGGTCATTTTGAAGTTTTGTCTTCATAGATACATTTTTGTATCTATCTCTTACTTTTATGTCTGCGAGTAGGGAAGACTGGAGAGAGACCAGTGAATCCAGGGCCTTCTTGGAAGCATGTGTTCTGGCTTTCTTTCCAGCCCTCTGTAGATCTTACTTTGCCTCCCCATCTGGAGAACTGTTCAGATGGAGTGCCTCGTCACAGCAGGATGCTTGTGGGAATGAAAGGACACAATTTTGTGAGGACCAGTGGGGAATGGATTGAGTGGAAGCTGTAGGGATGAAGAAGTAAGGAGAGAGGCTCAGCCAAGACAGGAGTCCATCACTATAAAGATCAGCAAAGACACTAAGACACACACTGTATACAATGGTGAGACAAAAATGATTTCATACGAGGAGAGGCCATGtgagaagaaaatcatttaGGTGTGAGTGCGTGCCAAGAGAATTGTCTTTTGGTGCAAAACCCCACGCTCCATTACAGAGAGCCTCCAATACCACTGGTGATGGCATTGAAGAGGGTCAGAGCTCTCCCTCTCACATCATCAGGCAACAATCTTGCTCCATTATACAGACTCCCACATCAGGCTACACTGCATCTTATTTGATTGAACCTAGAGTCAGATCCACGCCCAGCAACAGTTGTCATCACCCTCTTACCTGTTGTCTGTATTTGTCCACCATCTGCCTCCACCACAAG is a genomic window of Meleagris gallopavo isolate NT-WF06-2002-E0010 breed Aviagen turkey brand Nicholas breeding stock chromosome 1, Turkey_5.1, whole genome shotgun sequence containing:
- the LOC109365528 gene encoding PHD finger protein 7-like, whose product is MSSGKRKAPNSGETACVLCGRADVDPDICGRMFAKSGIRVHEFCLIFATGIYDERTPWEGISRLPLHAIRCTAEYANQKQCFVCGERRATISCAELGCLRSFHLPCAMDGECVTQFFGQHRSFCGEHRPRQASEGAPAQGIYCIICLEPVGDSISYHTMLCPVCKQARFHRGCIQRYAMSTGIMHFKCPICAEKTRFHLEMNTMGLQIPVRPLSWENNASALLQERHRHCDASECYYPGGREQAEEEGPWKLLLCSSCAAQGTHRHCSFLTSNIDIWECESCAGVGTASRSSLEAAHRRHPRPGGRGQPQNHFPIQESTSGSQSRPRRCCDSSSTPAPRAQGITRSSARAATSRTSGGSPHRRQSRQQRRVQTRSRSPIKDQISYSRSRTRRRGGSGCTSARGVQSSTYCSTRSVTSRSSRGSPLPEYRRRSRQRGQSRTRSHSPVGHWASNSQSRSRRGHRRSSRQQGPARARSRSRLQHRSQHPHSRSQRQ